DNA sequence from the Arthrobacter crystallopoietes genome:
GTGCTCGACGCCCCCACCGAAGCTTCGGTGGCCGTGGCACGCCAGCTCGGCATCAAGGAAGGCATCCTCGGCGGCATCTCTGCCGGCGCCGCCGTCTGGGCCGCCCTCGAGGTAGCCAAGCGCCCGGAGAACGCGGGTAAGCTGATTGTGGCCGTGGTCCCGGACTTCGGCGAGCGTTACATCTCCACCATCCTGTACGACGACATCCGCGGATAAGTTGTCCGGACCGTCCAGCGGTTACCGCCGATCAGAAAGCTCCCATGGGTTTCATAGCGCGACTGCGTGAAGACCTCGAGACCGCCCGGTCACATGACCCGGCGGCCCGCGGGTCCGTAGAAAACTTCTTAGCCTATTCGGGCCTGCACGCCATCTGGATCCACCGGGCGACGCACAAGATGTGGGCCAATCCGTCGCTGCGCTTCCCTGCACGGCTGCTCTCGCAGCTGGGGCGGTTTGTGACCGGCATCGAGATCCACCCCGGTGCCACGATCGGCCGCCGGTTCTTCATCGACCACGGCATGGGCGTGGTGATCGGCGAGACGGCGGAGATCGGCGAAGACGTCATGATTTACCATGGCGTCACGCTCGGCGGCCGTTCGCTTGCCAAGGTCAAGCGGCACCCCACCATCGGGGACCGCGTGGTGATCGGGGCCGGCGCGAAGGTGCTGGGACCGGTTGTTATCGGCGCGGACAGCGCCGTGGGAGCCAACGCCGTCGTTGTTAAGGACGCACCCCCGGAGTCCATTATCACCGGCATTCCGGCGACGTTCCGGCACCGTGATCCGCAGCGGGAAACGACACCCGCCGTGGATCCGGCCGAATATATCGATCCCGCGATGTGGATCTGACCTGCTGACTTCCGAAGGCCCCGGACTGCTCCTGCAGCAGCCCGGGGCCTTCGGCGTTTCCGGCACCGCATCCGCTGGGGCCGGTTGACCTTGGCACGAAAGTGCTGCCCGCCGCACCTGTGCTCGGTGGGCGAACCTGACGAGAGGACTGACCATGGGTGAAACCATCCGCATCGGCATTGCCGGCTATGGAAACCTGGGCCGCGGCGTGGAGGCCGCGGTGGAGAAGAACGCCGACATGCAGCTGACCGGGATTTTTACGCGCCGCCAGCCGGCGGATCTGGTGCCGCTGCATTCCGGGACGGCCGTGTACGCAATGACGGACCTGGCGGCTTACGAGGACGACATCGACGTGCTGATCCTGTGCGGCGGCTCCAAGGAAGACCTGCCGCAGCAGGGTCCGGCGTTGGCTGCGCAGTTCAACACCGTGGACAGTTTCGACACCCATGCGCGCATCCCGGAGTATTACGACGCCGTGGACGGCCCGGCGCGCGCCAGCCGGAAGACTGCATTGATTTCGGCCGGCTGGGATCCGGGCATGTTCTCCATCAACCGGGTGTACGGCGAGGCCCTCCTGCCCGACGGCGACACCTACACGTTTTGGGGCCGGGGCCTGAGCCAGGGGCATTCCGATGCCGTCCGCAGGGTGCCCGGGGTGGCCGGCGGCGTGCAGTACACCATTCCCTCCGAGACGGCCATCGACAAGGTCCGCAATGGCAGCCGTCCGCAGCTGGAGACCCGGGAGAAGCACGTACGCGAGTGTTTCGTGGTGCTGGCGGACGGTGCAGATCCCGCGGCAGTCAGTGAGGCCATCGTGACGATGCCGCACTACTTTGACCAGTACGACACCGAGGTCCATTTCATCACGGCCGAGGAACTCGCCCGGGACCATCGGGCCATGCCGCACGGGGGTTTCTCGATCCGTAGCGGCAACACCAGCGCCGAGCATGCGCAGGTCATTGAATACGGCCTCACGCTGGAGAGCAACCCGGAGTTCACCGCCAGCGTCCTGGTGGCCTACGCCCGCGCGGTGCACCGGCTGAACCAGCAGGGCCGGTTCGGCGCCGTGACCGTCCTGGACGTGCCGCCCGGGCTGCTCTCGCCGAAGTCCGCAGCGGACCTGCGCGCCGAACTGCTGTAGTCCCGCCGGAGCCGGCGGTCCTGCCGGTGCGGCCCATCAAGCCGCGCCGGCAGGACCGTTTGCATTGTTAGTGCGTGTCGACAGCCTCGACCTCGGACTTATCGCCACTCCACTGTGTGTGGAAGGTGCCCTCGGCGTCGATGCGCCGGTAAGTGTGGGCACCGAACAGGTCGCGCAGGCCCTGCGTCAGGGCGGCCGGCAGGCGCTTGCGGCGCAGGCCGTCGTAGTAGGCCAGCGAGCTGGAGAAGACCGGGACGGGAATGCCCAGCTGCACGGCGGTCGCCACGACGCGGCGCCAGGCCGGTACCGCTGCCGCAATGGCTTCGGCGAAGGCCGGAGCGAACAGCAGGTTCTCGGGGCGGTCCTCGTCGGCGTAGGCCTTCATGATGTCGTCGAGCAGCTCGGCGCGGATGATGCAACCGGCACGCCACAGCGACGCGATTTCGTCCAGCTTCAGTTCCCAGCCGTATTCCTTCGCGGCCGAGGTGAGCATGTCGATGCCCTGGGCATAGCTGACCAGCTTCGACGCGAACAGCGCCTGGCGGACGTCCTCGACGAAGCCCTCCGGTACCTGCACCTGCTCTTCGTGGCCGGCCAGCACATCCTGCGCCAGGGCACGCTGGTCCCGCTGCGAGGACAAGCCGCGGGCGAAGACGGACTCGGCGATACCCGATACCGGGGAACCCAATTCCAGTGCCGAGACAACCGTCCAGCGTCCCGTGCCCTTCTGGCCGGCGGAATCAACAACGACGTCGATAAAGGGCTTCGAGGTCCTGGCGTCCGTGTGCGCGAGTACCTCGGCGGTGATCTCGATCAGGAACGAGGACAGCTCGCCCTTGTTCCATTCGGTGAAGATCTCTGCCTGCTCGGCAGGTTCGATGCCGGCGCCGGAGCGCAGCAGGTCGAAGGCTTCGCCGATGACCTGCATGTCTGCGTATTCGATGCCGTTATGGACCATCTTCACAAAGTGGCCCGCGCCGTCGGTGCCGATCCAGCGGCAGCACGGGTCGCCGTCGTACTTTGCTGAAATCTTTTCCAGCATGGGGCCGAGGGAATCGTAGGACTCGCGCGAACCGCCCGGCATGATGGACGGGCCGAGCAGGGCGCCTTCCTCGCCACCGGAGACTCCGATTCCGACGAAGTGCAGGCCCTTTTCGGCCAATGCAGCTTCACGCCGGCGGGTGTCCTCATAGTGCGAGTTGCCGGCGTCGATGACAATGTCGCCGTCTTCAAGCAACGGAGTCAACTGCTCGATGACCGAATCCACGGGTTTTCCGGCCTTGACCATGATCAGCACACGGCGCGGCTTCTGCAGGGAATCCACCAGCTCCTGCAGTGACTCGGTGCGGACGAAGTCGCCTTCATCCCCGTGCTGGTTCAGCAGGGCATCGGTCTTCTCCACCGAACGGTTGTGCAGGGCAACGGTGTAGCCGTTACGGGCAAAATTCCGTGCCAGGTTGGCGCCCATGACTGCCAGACCTGTCACACCGATGTGTGCGCTCATTACTCTCCAGTGCTTGTTTGCTTGCGTGGGCCCGGGACTGCTCGCGTGGGCAGCCGGGATAGGTATCCACGCTCCAGCCTAGTCCGGCAGTGCCCGGGCGGTTAAGCCGTTGCACTATTTTGCACGGCCGGCTCTTGGTGCCCGCCGGCATTTGCAGGGGCTCAGTTGGACCCGGCACTCCCCTGGGCTGCGTCGCTGCGTTCGAGTTCATGGATGATGCCCGCAACGTCCTCGATCAGCGAGACGCCGTCTTCCATCTCCGGATTGCCCGATGAAAGAACCGTGATCCCGTACTCGGTGCTGTCCTCGCTGACGTAGCCGATGCTATTGACATCCCACTTGCCGTCGTCGTCCTGCAGCCAACCGTTCTTCAGTGCCACGGAGGCATGGGTGGTACCGGAGGGCACTCCCCAGTACTGGGATGCCTCCACCCGGTTCATCAGTTTCTGGAGATAGGCCAGCTGGTCTTCATTCAGCCAGTCCGTTCCATAGATTACGGCGTTGACGATCTTGAGCTGGTCAGCTGCAGTGGTGGTCGACGCGCCCCAGAGCGGCCCTGCCTCCGTGCTCGTCAAGGCCAGCAGGTCGTAGGTCTCCTGCAACGCCTCGGCACCGCCGATGTGCCGGTAGAGCTCGTTAGTGGCGTCATTGTCGCTTGACTGGATCATTCGGGCCGAGAGGTCCATCTCATCCGAAGTCAGCCCCCGGCCTTCCTCCGTGGCTTCGCGGATCAGCGTCAGGACCATGGACACCTTGACGATGCTTGCTTCCATGTAGCCTTGGCGGGCGTTGTAGGTCCAGGTCTCATCCGTGGCCGGATCGTACACCGCGGCGGAGAACGTCTTCCCTGTTGCGGCTGCATACTCGTCCATGGCGACGGAAAACTGCTGCTCATCCAGGCTGGGCTCAGACGCCTTCGCATCCGCGCCGCCGCCAGCTTGGCCACTGATCCGGAGATTCTCCACCTGGCTTGCCCTGGAGAGGGCTTGGGCCTGCAGGTCCTCGTTCCCCGCCCGGCTGTCGACGGCTACGTCTACAGTCTGCGCGGCAAGGAGGATGGCGGCCGCGCTGCCCACCAGGGCAAAGATCGGCCGACGCTTGATGCTTGGCATTGCTACCTTCGGATCGGAAACCGGTTTTATCTTTGCTACCACAGCATCATGGCCGCGGTCTCCGCGCAACCTGTGCAGGACCTGAACGCTGTGCCCGGAACTGGCCACATTTCGCGGTTAAACACAGCAGGGCTCCGTTGCCGGAGCCCTGCGTTGGTGGGTCCTACCGGGATCGAACCGATGACATCCACGGTGTAAACGTGGCGCTCTACCAGCTGAGCTAAAGACCCAATGGTGATGTTTTGTACAGTGCCGCAGTGCGTTATCCGCCGCAACATCACAAGGAAATACTCTACCGGATAACCGGCCCGATGTGCCAACTGGACTCACCGGCACCATCTGCATCATCGGCAAACAGGGCAGGAAGCTCCGCCGCCAGGCTTTGCAGAGTCTCCGAGACGCCCGACTCGATCTTCACCGACGCCAGGTCATCGCCGCGCGTGCTGCCGCGGTTGATGATGACCACCGGCTTGCCTGTTTTGGCGGCATGGCGGACAAAACGCAGCCCGCTCATCACCGTCAATGATGATCCCGCCACCAGCAGTGCCTCCGCCCGGTCGACCATGGCATAGGCCGCGGCGACACGGTCCTTGGGAACGTTCTCACCGAAATAAACAAAGTCCGGCTTCAGCATCCCGCCGCACACTTCGCAGTCCGCGATGACAAAGTGCGCCGTGTCACCGACATCGGCGTCCGCGTCGGGGGCAACATCGCCGGGATCGGCCGAGGAGTCGGGCCATCCGGGATTCAGTACTTCCAGCCGGTCAGCGAGTTCGGAGCGGTCGACTACACGGCGGCACTGCAGGCAGATGACCTTGTCGAAGCGCCCGTGCAGATCAATCACATTGATACTGCCGGCGTCTTCATGCAGACGGTCCACGTTCTGTGTGATCAGCCCTGTCATGAGCCCGGCATGTTCGAGGACCGCCAGGGCGAGATGCCCGGCATTCGGCTCGGCCCGATGCATGTGGCGCCAGCCGACATGGTTGCGCGCCCAGTACCGGCGCCGCAGCAGTTCATCCGACACGAATTGCTGATATGTCATGGGGCTGCGCGGCACGGAGTCCGGCCCCCGGTAGTCAGGGATGCCCGAATCCGTGCTGAGTCCGGCACCGGTGAGGACGGCAAGAGGACGGCCGGCCATGGCGTCTACGGCCTGGTCCAGCCGTCCCCGGTCCATCGCTGCCTAAAGTTCTTTCAGCAGGCGGTGATACTCCTGGATATCCCGTGCCTGGGTACGCGGGCTGTTGATCACGTGGCGGAGGATTCCGTCCGCGTCCACGATGAACGTTCCGCGTCCTGCCATGCCTGATTCTTCGTCGAAAACGCCATAAGCCTTCGCCACGCCGCCATGCGGCCAGAAATCGGCGAGCAGATCGAATTCGTAGCTTTCCTGCTCGGCAAAGGCCCGAAGCGCGAACTTATGGTCAACGGACACGGCTAGCAACCGGGCGTTTTGATCCTTGAAGGACGCCAGGTCGTCGCGAAGCGCGCACAGTTCGCCGGTGCAGATGCCGGAGAAAGCGAAGGGGTAAAAGACTATGACGACGGACTGGCCGCGGAGATCGGAGAGACGGATCGGCTCCCCGAACTGGTTGGACAGCTCAAAATTTGGGGCGGCCTTGCCGACGGCGGGAAAACTCATACGGTTATTTGTTCCTCTTGCTTACGAGCCGGGCTGCTGCCCAGTCATCGGAGACTCCTGCGGACGTGGTGACGTGCAGTCCTGCCGTGGGTGCTGCTTCCTGGATATCCGACGGCGGCACGTAGCCGTCCCGTCCCGATTTCGGCGTCAGGACCCACACCACACCGCCGTCGTCCAGCATGGTGAGGGAATCTACCAGTGCGTCCACCAGGTCTCCGTCACCGTCCCGCCACCAGAGAATGGCAGCATCTACGGAATCCTGGTCGTCCTCGGTGAGCAGTTCGGAGCCAGTCAACTCTTCGATGTCGGCACGCAGATCGAAATCCACATCCTCGTCGTAGCCGAACTCCTGTATTAGGTCTCCGTCTTTGAAACCCAACTTGCCTGCCACATTGTCAACCGTGGCGGCCTCGGCCTCGCTCACTGTGCTCCTCCTGGTTGGAACTGTCTTGCAACTGTCATACCTGCGTGTACAGGACCGTGTCGGTCCTGTAATGGATACTACAAGCCAACACCCTATTTGCGGATGCATCAAGCCAGCCACCGCGTCCGCCATGAAAAAGGCAGCCCCTGCAACAATTGTGATAGTGCGTTCTTCCACCGCGTAATCAACGGGTTCTCGGGCAGCCCCGCGGCTACGCTATGGCACTATGAGCGGCTAGAGTTGCACGAAGAATATCCGTGCGCGTCCAAACCGGACTGCGCCGGGATTCAGCGACCAATGCTTCCGCTTGAAGCCGGAGACATTGCCCGCCGTAAGCGCGGCCGGGACGCTTGACCATGCACGGCGCAGACACAATCTGCACATAAGAGAGGTTGGACGTGAGCGCAGGAGAAGATACCTCGCACATCCTGAGCGGGCTGACACACCAGCTCCCGGACCGCGATCCTGAGGAAACCGCGGAATGGATCGAATCGCTGGACCAGCTGATTCAGTCCCAAGGCACCGAGCGCGCACAGTTCATCATGCGCTCCCTGCTGCAACGAGCGGGCGCCCAGAGCGTCGGCGTGCCCATGGTCACCACCACGGACTACGTCAACACCATTCCCGCCGACCAGGAACCTGCGTTCCCGGGCAAGGAAGAAATCGAACGCAAATACCGTGCCTGGTTGCGCTGGAATGCGGCGGTGCTGGTGCACCGCGCACAGCGGCCTGACATCGGCGTCGGCGGGCATATCTCTACCTACGCCGGCGCGGCCACCCTGTATGAAGTCGGACTTAACCACTTCTTCCGCGGCAAGGACCACCCCGGCGGCGGCGACCATGTCTTCTTCCAGGGACACGCTTCGCCCGGCATGTATGCTCGCGCCTTCCTCGAAGGCCGCATGAGCGAAGAGGACCTGGACGGTTTCCGGCAGGAGAAGTCCAAGGCCGGCCACGCGCTCTCGTCCTACCCGCACCCCCGCCTGATGCCGGAATTCTGGGAGTTCCCGACGGTCTCCATGGGTATCGGGCCGATGAACGCCATCTACCAGGCGCAGTCCAACCGCTACCTGCAGAACCGCGGCATCAAGGACACCTCCCAGCAGCACGTCTGGGCCTTCCTCGGCGACGGCGAAATGGACGAGCCGGAAAGCCGCGGCCTGCTGCAGTTGGCCGCTAATGAAAACCTCGACAACCTCACTTTTGTCATCAACTGCAACCTCCAGCGCCTCGATGGCCCGGTTCGCGGCAACGGCAAGATCATGCAGGAACTCGAAGCCTTCTTCCGCGGTGCCGGCTGGAATGTCATCAAGGTCGTTTGGGGCCGCGAGTGGGATCCGCTGCTGGCTGCCGACAAGGACGGCGCCCTGGTGGACGTCATGAACGAGACCCCCGACGGCGACTACCAGACCTACAAGGCCGAGTCCGGCGGCTTCGTCCGCGAGCACTTCTTCGGGAAGACCCCACAGACCAAGGAAATGGTCTCCCACCTTTCCGACGAGGAGATCTGGAACCTCAAGCGCGGTGGCCACGATTACCACAAGGTCTACGCCGCCTACAAGGCTGCCACCGAGTTCGAGGGCAAGCCGACCGTCATCCTGGCGCACACCGTCAAGGGCTACGGTCTGGGCACCCACTTCGAGGGCCGCAACGCGACCCACCAGATGAAGAAGCTGACCCTGGATGATCTGAAGCAGTTCCGCGACCACCTGCGGATCCCGATTACCGACGAGCAACTCGAAGCCGACCCGTACCGGCCGCCGTACTACCATCCAGGACAGGACTCCCCCGAGATCCAGTACCTGCAGGAGCGGCGCAAAGCCTTGGGCGGTTACGTGCCGGAGCGGCGGAACACCGCGGAGCCAATCCATCTGCCGGACGACAAGGCCTACGAGGTCGCCAAGCGCGGCTCCGGCAAGCAGATGGCTGCGACCACGATGGCCTTCGTGCGCCTGCTGAAGGATCTGATGCGGGACAAGGACTTCGGCAAACGGGTTGTCCCGATTGTGCCGGATGAAGCCCGTACCTTCGGCATGGACTCGTTCTTCCCGACGTCGAAAATCTACAACCCCAAGGGGCAGAACTACTTGTCCGTGGACCGTGACCTGGTCCTGGCGTACAAGGAGTCCATTTCCGGGCAGATCCTGCACGCGGGTATCAACGAGGCCGGTTCCACCGCAGCCTTCACAGCAGCAGGAACCGCCTATGCCACCCACGGCGAGCCGCTGATTCCGATCTACATCTTCTACTCCATGTTCGGTTTCCAGCGCACCGGCGATTCCTTCTGGGCCGCCGGGGACCAGATGACCCGCGGCTTCATTATCGGCGCCACGGCAGGCCGGACCACGCTCACCGGAGAAGGCCTGCAGCACGCCGACGGCCATTCGCCGCTGCTGGCTTCGACCAACCCGGCGGTCGTCACCTACGATCCCGCATACGGCTACGAAATCGGACACATCATGAAGTCCGGTCTGGAGCGCATGTACGGACCGGATTCCAAGGATCCGAACGTCATGTACTACCTAACGGTCTACAACGAACCGATCCTGCAGCCGGCAGAGCCCGAAGAGCTCGACGTCGAAGGTCTGCTTAAGGGCATCTACCTGCTGGCGCCGGCCAAGGTTGACGGTCCCAGGACCCAGCTGCTGGCTTCAGGCGTCTCGGTGCCGTGGGCGCTCGAGGCGCAGCAGATCCTCGCCGACGAATGGGGCGTCTCCGCCGACGTCTGGTCCGTCACGTCCTGGACGGAGCTGCGCAGGGACGGCCTGGCGGCGGAGGAAGAAGCCTTCCTGAACCCAGGCTCCGAGCCGCGCAAGCCGTTTGTCACCGAACAGCTTGAGGGTGCCACCGGACCCATCGTTGCCGTGAGCGACTACATGAAGGCCGTGCCGGACCAGATCCGTCAGTTCCTGCCCCATGAGTTCGCCACGCTCGGTGCGGATGGATTCGGCTTCTCCGACACCCGTGCAGCGGCCCGCCGGTTCTTCAAGATCGACAGCCACTCGATCGTGGTCCGCGCCCTGGAAATGCTCGCCCGCCGCGGCGAGGTGGACCAGAACGCTCCCAAGGAAGCCTTCGACCGGTACAAGCTCAACGACGTTACGGCCGGTACGTCCGGAAACGCCGGCGGCGATTCCTGACCTAGCGGCATGAATGGGAAAGCAGCGGGTCCTCGGAAGGGGGCCCGCTGCTTTTTTATCTCCGCGACCCGCCACCGCCTCGGAAACAGTTCCTGCCGTTTTAGTAGGAACCACACAAAAGAGCGAATGGAGCACCGGCCGCCAAGTGCGTATGCTCGAGGCATGCCCCAGTCCCGGACCAACGCCGCAACACCGGCCCCGCTAGCGTCGCCGAAGACCACGGCTCGCGGCGCCATGCCGTCCTCAAGCAAGCAGCCGCCAGCTACCGCTGCCACCCTTGACCGGCTCAGGTCGAAGATCGGCGCGCTGTCCACCACCACGCTCAAGCGGTTGGAAAGCGAGCTGCCCTGGTACCGCAGCCTTCGTCCCGACGAGCGGGCAGCGCTGGGATTGGTTGCGCAAAAAGGCATCGCGTCCTTCGTAACCTGGTATGAACGTCCGGCATCGCCTGCCTGGGTCATGAACGACGTTTTCGGAACAGCTCCGACGGAACTTACCCGGTCAATCAGCCTGCAACGCGCCCTGCAGCTGATCCGGGTGGTGGTTGAAGCGGTGGAGGACCAGGTCGGCGACTTGGCGGGCGGCAGCGACGAAGCATCGCTGCGTGAGGCGGTCCTGCGGTATTCCAGGGAGGTAGCGTTCGCCGCAGCTGACGTCTACGCGCGTGCCGCCGAGACCCGCGGAGCCTGGGACACAAGGCTGGAGGCACTTGTCGTCGACGCCATCCTGCGGGGCGAGAGTTCGGACGCTCTGCGGTCGCGCATCGCCGCCGTCGGCTGGAAATCGGCCGGCAGGATTACCGTCATGGTGGGTAGCTCCCCGCCGGAGCCAAGCCCGTCCTTCGTCGCCGAAATACGCCGAGCCAGCTCACGGTTCGCCGATGACACTTTGGTGGGAATCCAGGGCGAGAGGCTGATTCTGGTACTGGGCGGCATCTCCGACCAGGGCTCGGCCTTTATCCGGCTCAGCGAGCTGTTCGGCCCCGGCCCGGTGGTCTATGGGCCGGAAGCCAAATCGCTCGTAGAAGCCAGCATGTCGGCGCAGGCAGCATTCGCCGGCCTCTCGGCTGCCCGGGCCTGGCCAGGTGCGCCACGTCCGGTGGCAGCAAACGACCTGTGGCCCGAACGTGTCATGTCGGGAGACGACGCCGCACGCCGCGACCTGTACAAATACATCTACGTGCCGCTGGTCAACGCTGGAAACGGACTCAGCGAAACACTCTCCAGTTACCTGTCCCTTGGCCATTCCCTGGAGGCAACCGCCAGGGAACTCTTCGTCCATGCCAATACCGTGCGGTACCGTCTGCGGAGAGTCTGTGACGTGACCGGCTGGGATCCGCTGCTCCCCCGCGAGGCGTTCGTTCTGCAAACAGCCCTCGTTGTTGGCCGTCTCGTAGCAGCGTCACGCCCCGCCCAGGAGCGCGCGCCTACTCGGCAGTAACAACCTACCCTTGTAGACTTCCTACAAAGGGATCAGGCGAGCTTCGTTTGTCAAAACACCCTAAGAAACCCAACCTCTTTGGAAAGCTGGATAAGTGCTTGCAATTGTCTGCCCGGGCCAGGGCTCCCAGACCCCAGGATTCCTCTCCCCTTGGCTAGACGTCCCCGGCGTCGCTGAGCACCTGAACTTGCTCAGCGACATTGCGAAGCTGGACCTCGTAGCCCACGGAACCACTTCCGATGAAGAGACCATCAAAGATACAGCCGTTGCCCAGCCGCTAATCGTCGCGGCCGGCCTCATTGCAGCCAGAGCGCTGATGGCGGACGAGCCGCTCGATCTTTCCACGGTTGTGGCCGGACACTCCGTCGGCGAGATTACCGCCTCGGCCATTGCCGGCGCCCTGACGGAAAACGATGCGATGGCCTTTGTCCGCGAACGCGCCAACGCGATGGCCCAGGCCGCCGCACAGACCCCGACAGGCATGAGTGCGGTGCTCGGCGGAGGCGAGGCGGAAGTTCTCGCAGCTATCGACGCCGCGGGGCTCACCCCCGCGAATGCGAACGGCGGCGGGCAGATCGTGGCAGCGGGCACCTTTGACCAACTCCAGAAGCTGGCTGACAATCCTCCAGCCAAGGCCCGAGTCATCCCGCTGAAGGTAGCCGGTGCTTTCCATACCGAGCACATGGCGCCCGCCGTCAGTGTCTTGGAAAGCTTGCGCCCACAGCTTTCCCCTGCTTCGCCGGCGCTAACGCTGCTCTCCAACAACGACGGCGAACCGGTTGCCGGGGGCGAACAGAACCTGGACAGTCTGATCGCCCAGGTCTCCAGGCCTGTCCGCTGGGATCTGTGCATGGAAGAGCTGCTCTCCGTGGGTGTGACCGGTCTACTCGAACTGCCGCCGGCGGGGACGCTGACCGGGCTGGCTAAGCGTGGCATGAAGGGCGTCGCTACAATGGCGCTGAAATCCCCCGACCAGCTCGAGCAGGCCCGCGCCTTCATCGCCGAACACACACAGCAGACACCGGCCGGCGTCGTACTTACCAATGAACATAAGTCTGGAGACATCCACCAGTGAGCACCCCCGTCATGCGCCAGTCCCAACTGCGCGAACATTCCCGCATCCTCGGTATGGGCGCTTTCCGGCCCGATGTCATCGTCACCAACGACGATGTCTGCCAGTGGATTGAGTCCTCGGACGAATGGATCCGACAGCGGACCGGAATCGTGACACGCCACCGGGCCGGGGCGGATACCTCTGTTGTGGACATGGCCGAGGGCGCCGCCAACGAAGCACTCCAAAAGGCAGGCATCGAGGCCTCCCAGCTCGGGGCCGTCATCGTCTCGACAGTCTCGCACCCGTACGCCACGCCGTCGGCCGCTGCTGCCCTGGCAGACCGGCTTGGAGCAACGCCCGCGCCGGCATTCGA
Encoded proteins:
- the epsC gene encoding serine O-acetyltransferase EpsC, with product MGFIARLREDLETARSHDPAARGSVENFLAYSGLHAIWIHRATHKMWANPSLRFPARLLSQLGRFVTGIEIHPGATIGRRFFIDHGMGVVIGETAEIGEDVMIYHGVTLGGRSLAKVKRHPTIGDRVVIGAGAKVLGPVVIGADSAVGANAVVVKDAPPESIITGIPATFRHRDPQRETTPAVDPAEYIDPAMWI
- a CDS encoding diaminopimelate dehydrogenase, translated to MGETIRIGIAGYGNLGRGVEAAVEKNADMQLTGIFTRRQPADLVPLHSGTAVYAMTDLAAYEDDIDVLILCGGSKEDLPQQGPALAAQFNTVDSFDTHARIPEYYDAVDGPARASRKTALISAGWDPGMFSINRVYGEALLPDGDTYTFWGRGLSQGHSDAVRRVPGVAGGVQYTIPSETAIDKVRNGSRPQLETREKHVRECFVVLADGADPAAVSEAIVTMPHYFDQYDTEVHFITAEELARDHRAMPHGGFSIRSGNTSAEHAQVIEYGLTLESNPEFTASVLVAYARAVHRLNQQGRFGAVTVLDVPPGLLSPKSAADLRAELL
- the gndA gene encoding NADP-dependent phosphogluconate dehydrogenase, which gives rise to MSAHIGVTGLAVMGANLARNFARNGYTVALHNRSVEKTDALLNQHGDEGDFVRTESLQELVDSLQKPRRVLIMVKAGKPVDSVIEQLTPLLEDGDIVIDAGNSHYEDTRRREAALAEKGLHFVGIGVSGGEEGALLGPSIMPGGSRESYDSLGPMLEKISAKYDGDPCCRWIGTDGAGHFVKMVHNGIEYADMQVIGEAFDLLRSGAGIEPAEQAEIFTEWNKGELSSFLIEITAEVLAHTDARTSKPFIDVVVDSAGQKGTGRWTVVSALELGSPVSGIAESVFARGLSSQRDQRALAQDVLAGHEEQVQVPEGFVEDVRQALFASKLVSYAQGIDMLTSAAKEYGWELKLDEIASLWRAGCIIRAELLDDIMKAYADEDRPENLLFAPAFAEAIAAAVPAWRRVVATAVQLGIPVPVFSSSLAYYDGLRRKRLPAALTQGLRDLFGAHTYRRIDAEGTFHTQWSGDKSEVEAVDTH
- a CDS encoding serine hydrolase; the encoded protein is MPSIKRRPIFALVGSAAAILLAAQTVDVAVDSRAGNEDLQAQALSRASQVENLRISGQAGGGADAKASEPSLDEQQFSVAMDEYAAATGKTFSAAVYDPATDETWTYNARQGYMEASIVKVSMVLTLIREATEEGRGLTSDEMDLSARMIQSSDNDATNELYRHIGGAEALQETYDLLALTSTEAGPLWGASTTTAADQLKIVNAVIYGTDWLNEDQLAYLQKLMNRVEASQYWGVPSGTTHASVALKNGWLQDDDGKWDVNSIGYVSEDSTEYGITVLSSGNPEMEDGVSLIEDVAGIIHELERSDAAQGSAGSN
- a CDS encoding NAD-dependent protein deacetylase, coding for MDRGRLDQAVDAMAGRPLAVLTGAGLSTDSGIPDYRGPDSVPRSPMTYQQFVSDELLRRRYWARNHVGWRHMHRAEPNAGHLALAVLEHAGLMTGLITQNVDRLHEDAGSINVIDLHGRFDKVICLQCRRVVDRSELADRLEVLNPGWPDSSADPGDVAPDADADVGDTAHFVIADCEVCGGMLKPDFVYFGENVPKDRVAAAYAMVDRAEALLVAGSSLTVMSGLRFVRHAAKTGKPVVIINRGSTRGDDLASVKIESGVSETLQSLAAELPALFADDADGAGESSWHIGPVIR
- a CDS encoding peroxiredoxin yields the protein MSFPAVGKAAPNFELSNQFGEPIRLSDLRGQSVVIVFYPFAFSGICTGELCALRDDLASFKDQNARLLAVSVDHKFALRAFAEQESYEFDLLADFWPHGGVAKAYGVFDEESGMAGRGTFIVDADGILRHVINSPRTQARDIQEYHRLLKEL
- a CDS encoding DUF3052 domain-containing protein, giving the protein MSEAEAATVDNVAGKLGFKDGDLIQEFGYDEDVDFDLRADIEELTGSELLTEDDQDSVDAAILWWRDGDGDLVDALVDSLTMLDDGGVVWVLTPKSGRDGYVPPSDIQEAAPTAGLHVTTSAGVSDDWAAARLVSKRNK
- the aceE gene encoding pyruvate dehydrogenase (acetyl-transferring), homodimeric type, which translates into the protein MSAGEDTSHILSGLTHQLPDRDPEETAEWIESLDQLIQSQGTERAQFIMRSLLQRAGAQSVGVPMVTTTDYVNTIPADQEPAFPGKEEIERKYRAWLRWNAAVLVHRAQRPDIGVGGHISTYAGAATLYEVGLNHFFRGKDHPGGGDHVFFQGHASPGMYARAFLEGRMSEEDLDGFRQEKSKAGHALSSYPHPRLMPEFWEFPTVSMGIGPMNAIYQAQSNRYLQNRGIKDTSQQHVWAFLGDGEMDEPESRGLLQLAANENLDNLTFVINCNLQRLDGPVRGNGKIMQELEAFFRGAGWNVIKVVWGREWDPLLAADKDGALVDVMNETPDGDYQTYKAESGGFVREHFFGKTPQTKEMVSHLSDEEIWNLKRGGHDYHKVYAAYKAATEFEGKPTVILAHTVKGYGLGTHFEGRNATHQMKKLTLDDLKQFRDHLRIPITDEQLEADPYRPPYYHPGQDSPEIQYLQERRKALGGYVPERRNTAEPIHLPDDKAYEVAKRGSGKQMAATTMAFVRLLKDLMRDKDFGKRVVPIVPDEARTFGMDSFFPTSKIYNPKGQNYLSVDRDLVLAYKESISGQILHAGINEAGSTAAFTAAGTAYATHGEPLIPIYIFYSMFGFQRTGDSFWAAGDQMTRGFIIGATAGRTTLTGEGLQHADGHSPLLASTNPAVVTYDPAYGYEIGHIMKSGLERMYGPDSKDPNVMYYLTVYNEPILQPAEPEELDVEGLLKGIYLLAPAKVDGPRTQLLASGVSVPWALEAQQILADEWGVSADVWSVTSWTELRRDGLAAEEEAFLNPGSEPRKPFVTEQLEGATGPIVAVSDYMKAVPDQIRQFLPHEFATLGADGFGFSDTRAAARRFFKIDSHSIVVRALEMLARRGEVDQNAPKEAFDRYKLNDVTAGTSGNAGGDS